From the genome of Nasonia vitripennis strain AsymCx chromosome 1, Nvit_psr_1.1, whole genome shotgun sequence, one region includes:
- the LOC100123823 gene encoding arylsulfatase B — protein sequence MDLFQYLWSLFSFILTPIFGPIYGQPHIVVIIADDMGWNDVGFHGSNEIPTPNIDALAYGGVILNRHYALPTCTPSRTAFLTGRHPIRMGLQGIPMNVAEPRGVPLHERLLPEYLRELGYVTRLVGKWHLGYYTDKHTPTRRGFDSFVGYYGGVITYFNHTVTKDKHTGIDYHWDTSGKIEPFDNDQYVTDFISDQAEAVIKNHDRKKPLFLQLAHVAAHASENRDPIEVRNMTEVNDTLSYIPDINRRKYAGVVTAMDDSVGRVVKALKDANMLSNSIIIFMSDNGSPTAEAPYTNYGSNYPLRGIKATVFEGGVRVPACVFSPRLKDRFRVSDELFHITDWFPTLYKLAGGDLSKIQDLDGVDQWSSISGSQKSNRESLLVNIDEVSNPEAAISGYYKLIRGINRYDDYYGKDGNDYSPKTYDVTGVLSSLAGRAIASLGNQYLPPQKRITELRNKATLRCEKKDDRPSCRDTCLFDIVKDPCETTNIIDEHPEMEIVLNTYIQGYKAVLMNQTNTYIDPAGYPENFNGYWMPWMDHEYTPPKNRNKSAIWSPSVFCEGWPIDDPRSCL from the exons ATGGATTTATTTCAGTACTTATGGTCGTTGTTCAGTTTCATCTTAACTCCAATTTTCGGTCCCATTTATGGTCAACCGCACATAGTGGTGATAATAGCCGACGATATG GGCTGGAACGACGTGGGCTTTCACGGCTCGAACGAGATACCCACTCCGAACATCGACGCGCTCGCCTACGGCGGCGTCATCCTGAACCGGCACTACGCGCTACCTACGTGCACGCCTTCGCGGACGGCCTTCCTCACGGGCCGCCATCCCATCAGAATGg GCTTGCAGGGCATTCCAATGAACGTCGCCGAGCCTCGGGGTGTACCTCTACACGAGAGGCTCCTGCCGGAGTACCTCCGAGAATTGGGATATGTCACGAGACTCGTGGGCAAGTGGCACCTCGGCTATTATACCGATAAGCATACGCCGACCAGAAGGGGATTCGACTCGTTCGTCGGATATTACGGAGGGGTTATCACCTACTTCAATCACACGGTTACGAAAGAT AAACACACTGGAATCGATTACCATTGGGATACATCGGGAAAAATTGAACCGTTCGATAACGATCAGTACGTCACCGATTTCATTAGCGATCAAGCAGAGGCTGTCATTAAAAATCATGATAGGAAGAAACCACTGTTTTTGCAATTGGCACACGTCGCTGCACATGCGAGTGAAAATCGAGATCCTATCGAGGTTCGCAATATGACGGAGGTCAATGACACTTTGAGTTACATCCCGGACATCAACAGAAGGAAGTACGCAG GAGTCGTCACAGCTATGGACGATTCCGTTGGGAGAGTCGTGAAGGCTCTGAAAGACGCAAACATGTTGAGCAACAGCATTATCATATTTATGTCCGATAACGGATCGCCGACCGCTGAAGCTCCTTACACAAATTACGGCTCCAACTATCCTTTGCGCGGA ATAAAAGCAACTGTCTTCGAGGGCGGAGTTCGGGTACCAGCGTGCGTCTTTTCGCCCCGATTGAAGGACCGATTCCGCGTCTCCGACGAGCTGTTCCACATAACCGATTGGTTCCCGACCCTCTACAAACTAGCCGGTGGTGACCTCAGCAAAATTCAGGATCTCGACGGTGTCGACCAGTGGTCCAGCATCAGCGGTAGCCAAAAGTCCAATCGCGAATCCCTCCTGGTAAACATAGACGAAGTTTCAAATCCGGAAGCTGCGATATCCGGATACTACAAGCTGATTCGAG GGATAAACAGATACGACGATTATTATGGCAAGGACGGAAACGATTACTCGCCTAAGACCTACGACGTGACGGGAGTTTTGTCGTCGTTGGCCGGAAGGGCTATAGCAAGTTTGGGGAATCAGTATCTGCCGCCGCAGAAACGTATAACCGAGCTAAGAAACAAGGCGACGCTGAGATGTGAGAAGAAAGATGATCGTCCCAGCTGCCGGGACACGTGTCTCTTCGATATCGTTAAGGATCCCTGCGAGACgacaaatattattgatgaACATCCCGAG ATGGAAATCGTTTTGAACACCTACATCCAGGGATACAAAGCAGTGCTGATGAACCAAACGAATACCTACATAGATCCGGCTGGCTACCCTGAAAACTTCAACGGCTACTGGATGCCGTGGATGGACCACGAGTACACTCCACCGAAAAACAGAAATAAGTCGGCCATCTGGTCGCCTTCGGTATTCTGCGAGGGTTGGCCGATCGACGATCCAAGGAGCTGTTTGTGA